Proteins from a genomic interval of Panthera tigris isolate Pti1 chromosome A2, P.tigris_Pti1_mat1.1, whole genome shotgun sequence:
- the THAP5 gene encoding THAP domain-containing protein 5 isoform X1: MPRYCAAICCKNRRGRNSKDRKLSFYPFPLHDKERLEKWLKNMKRDSWVPSKYQFLCSDHFTPDSLDIRWGIRYLKQTAIPTIFSLPEDNQEKDPSKKISQKKKLDDEKEVCLKAKSQESFASNELKKNTVNTDILPEHTELLNSSTLVKPPAAKTEGIQNNILTLNLIKQDIGKPASTLETSVTQNIGGFHTSFENLNSTTITLTTSNSEDIQPSLETQEVLEITTNHLANANFTNNSVEIKSAQESPFLLSTITQTVEELNTNKESVIAIFVPTENSKPTIDSFVPAQKETVEMEDLDVEDSLYKDVDYETEVLQIEHSYCRQDINKEHLWQKVSKLHSKITLLELQEQQTLGRLKSLEALIRQLKQENWLSEENVKIIENHFTTYEVTMI; encoded by the exons ATGCCTCGCTATTGCGCAGCGATTTGCTGTAAGAACCGTCGGGGACGAAACAGTAAGGACCGGAAGCTGAGTTTTTATCC gtttcCTCTACATGACAAAGAAAGACTTGAAAAATGGTTAAAGAATATGAAACGTGATTCATGGGTTCCCAGTAAATACCAGTTCCTGTGTAGTGACCATTTTACTCCTGACTCTCTTGACATCAGATGGGGTATTCGATATTTGAAACAAACTGCAATTCCAACAATATTTTCTTTGCCTGAAGATAATCAG gaaaaagaCCCTTCCAAAAAAATAtctcagaagaaaaaattagatgATGAGAAAGAAGTATGCCTAAAAGCCAAGTCACAAGAATCATTTGCATCAAATGagctaaagaaaaatacagttaatACAGATATTCTCCCTGAACACACAGAATTACTTAATTCTTCTACCTTGGTGAAGCCACCAGCTGCAAAAACAGAAGGTATACAAAATAACATATTAACTCTTAATCTGATTAAACAAGATATTGGAAAACCAGCATCTACCTTGGAAACATCAGTTACCCAAAACATAGGTGGTTTTCACACATCTTTTGAGAATCTCAATTCTACAACTATTACTTTGACAACTTCAAATTCAGAAGATATTCAACCATCTTTGGAAACCCAAGAAGTACTCGAAATCACTACGAATCATCTTGCTAATGCAAACTTTACAAATAATTCTGTGGAAATAAAGTCAGCACAGGAAAGTCCATTCTTACTCAGTACAATTACTCAAACAGTTGaagaattaaatacaaataaagaatctGTTATTGCCATTTTTGTACCCACAGAAAATTCCAAACCTACGATTGATTCTTTTGTACCTGCTCAAAAAGAAACTGTGGAAATGGAAGATCTAGACGTTGAAGACTCCTTATATAAGGATGTAGACTATGAGACAGAAGTTTTACAAATTGAACATTCTTACTGCAGACAAGATATAAATAAGGAACATCTCTGGCAGAAAGTCTCTAAACTACATTCAAAAATAACTCTTCTTGAACTACAAGAACAACAGACTCTTGGAAGATTGAAGTCTTTGGAAGCTCTTATAAGGCAGCTAAAACAAGAAAACTGGCTATCTGAAGAAAATGTCAAGATAATAGAAAACCACTTCACAACATATGAAGTTACTATGATATAG
- the DNAJB9 gene encoding dnaJ homolog subfamily B member 9, translated as MATPQSVFVFAICILMITELILASKSYYDILGVPKSASERQIKKAFHKLAMKYHPDKNKSPDAEAKFREIAEAYETLSDANRRKEYDTLGHSAFTNGKGQRANGSPFEQSFNFNFDDLFKDFGFFGQNQNTRSKKPFENHFQTRQDGSSRQRHHFQEFSFGGGLFDDMFEDMEKMFSFSGFDTTNRHTVQTENRFHGSSKHCRTVTQRRGNMVTTYTDCSGQ; from the exons ATGGCTACTCCCCAGTCAGTTTTCGTCTTTgcaatctgcattttaatgatAACGGAATTAATTTTGGCCTCCAAAAGTTACTATGATATCTTAGGTGTGCCAAAATCAGCATCAGAACGCCAAATCAAGAAAGCTTTTCACAAGTTGGCCATGAAGTACCATCCTGACAAAAATAAGAGCCCTGATGCTGAAGCAAAATTCAGAGAGATTGCAGAAG cataTGAAACACTCTCAGATGCTAACAGGCGAAAAGAGTATGATACACTTGGACACAGTGCTTTTACTAATGGTAAAGGACAAAGAGCTAACGGAAGCCCTTTTGAGCagtcatttaactttaattttgatgatttatTTAAAGACTTTGGATTTTTTGGTCAAAACCAAAACACTCGGTCCAAGAAGCCTTTTGAAAATCACTTCCAGACACGCCAGGATGGTTCCAGTAGACAAAGACATCATTTCCAGGAGTTTTCTTTTGGAGGTGGACTGTTTGATGACATGtttgaagatatggagaaaatgttttcttttagtggTTTTGACACCACCAATCGGCACACAGTACAGACTGAAAATAGATTCCATGGATCTAGCAAGCACTGCAGGACTGTCACACAACGAAGAGGAAATATGGTTACTACATACACTGACTGTTCAGGACAGTAG